A DNA window from Pyrus communis chromosome 3, drPyrComm1.1, whole genome shotgun sequence contains the following coding sequences:
- the LOC137727768 gene encoding uncharacterized protein, with protein sequence MEYSQSSKVLADDEEELMEKRSYRIFPCHFLEEAVRAFFKCLGIETKYQEDKENPKKATPASTPEQNDADPSLPTTEDDPPSSSATTGTTDEVAANTTTNLRARARPGLSTGGGGRINSLNN encoded by the exons ATGGAGTACTCACAGTCAAGCAAAGTATTAGCTGATGATGAGGAGGAGTTGATGGAGAAGAGAAGTTACCGTATATTTCCATGCCACTTCCTTGAAGAAGCAGTCAGGGCTTTCTTCAAGTGTTTGGGTATTGAGACTAAATATCAGGAGGACAAAGAAAACCCCAAGAAAGCTACTCCTGCTTCAACCCCAGAACAGAATGATGCAGATCCATCACTTCCGACGACGGAGGACGATCCTCCATCTTCATCAGCTACAACAGGAACCACA GACGAAGTTGCTGCAAATACAACGACAAACTTGAGGGCTCGTGCAAGACCAGGACTAAGCACAGGGGGAGGTGGGAGAATTAATTCATTAAATAATTAA